From Shewanella acanthi:
GATACAGCGCCGATTTCACATCAGGGCGACGGCCGACTAAATCTGCGGGCACGTTCACGTCGGGCAGTTGAGTGATTTGTACTAGCAGCGAAAAATAATTGAACCAGTATATAGCGTTAATTGATTCGAGTAGACGAAGGAAATGTCGAGATCAGGTAAAGATTTGAAAATTTTTGTCTGAAAAATCAACATCTTTACAGCTAGCAGTCTTAGGCTATGGTGAAGTTCAATGCCTTTAGAAAAATGGGTTAAAGGGATCTGGAACTAAAGTGCCATTGTAAGTGCCCTGGGATCCGCGCAAGTTGTCACTATAAAAGTTTAGATCTGACAAACGTGGAATCCGCCCTATGCGCAAACCAACATCTTTTACCCTAAAAGCCCTCACGCTAAGCCTCGGCCTTGAGGGACTATTTTCGATTCATGCCCAAGCAGAAACTTCAGCTTATCAAGCACTCACGGATTTTGGCAGTAACCCAGGTGAGCTAACCGCCTCCTATTTGGTCCCAAGCAATCAACAACTTGCAAACTCTTCTGCTCTGGTGGTTCTGCTTCATGGTTGCGTGCAGGACGGAGTAGAACTTGCCAATCAAAGCGGGTTAACGGCGCTAGCCGAGGAGAAAAAGTTTGCCTTGTTGGTGCCTCAGCAAAGTTTTGAAAACAATGTAAAGCGTTGTTATAACTGGTTTTCTGCTCAGGATACACAGATCGATAGCGGCGAAATGTTATCAATCAAAAACATGGTCACTAAGCTGCAAAGCCAAACTGCCGCTAAACAGGTCTATTTGATCGGCCTCTCGGCAGGTGGCGCTATGGCGAGTGCTGCACTGGTTAACTATCCAGATTTGTTTACAGGCGGCGCGGTGATAGCTGGTTTGCCCTATCCCTGCGCAGATAACCTGACAAAGGCCATTTCCTGTATGAAGCAGGGGCCTGCCGAATCGACTGAGGAACTCAGCCGTTTAGCCAAGCAGGTTCACCCAAATCAGCAACGCTGGCCCAAGCTTACGGTGTGGACGGGAAAAAACGATCAAGTGGTAAATCCCGAGAATTCCCATCGATTGACGGCGCAATGGTTAAATCTCAACCAAATTAATACCACTGCGAAAGTTGAGCAATTTAACGATTATCAATTTAGTACGTGGGAAGATTCAAATAATCAACCCGTCATCTCACTGGTTGAAATAAATAATATGGGGCACGGAATTGCGGTTAATTCCACTGTTAAAAACGGGGGAATTGAAGGTGATTATTTACTTAACGCACCAATTAGCAGCATGCCTGAAATAATTAAAACCTGGGGGATATAGGATTGAATAAAAATTAAAAATATAAAATTAAACACCCGTAATTAATCGTAATACAAATATAGCTTAATAAAAACACATACTACTATAGTACCGATTTAAATTTTAAAGAATTACTATAGAGTCAAGGTGAAGAAAAATAGTAGTAAGTTCTAACCTCTAAAAAATAAATACTACAACGGGAAATCTGTATGAAACAGAATACTATCAAAATGAGTTGCATTGCTTTAGCTATCTCATCTGTTCTTGCAGCGAATTATGCT
This genomic window contains:
- a CDS encoding extracellular catalytic domain type 1 short-chain-length polyhydroxyalkanoate depolymerase, producing MRKPTSFTLKALTLSLGLEGLFSIHAQAETSAYQALTDFGSNPGELTASYLVPSNQQLANSSALVVLLHGCVQDGVELANQSGLTALAEEKKFALLVPQQSFENNVKRCYNWFSAQDTQIDSGEMLSIKNMVTKLQSQTAAKQVYLIGLSAGGAMASAALVNYPDLFTGGAVIAGLPYPCADNLTKAISCMKQGPAESTEELSRLAKQVHPNQQRWPKLTVWTGKNDQVVNPENSHRLTAQWLNLNQINTTAKVEQFNDYQFSTWEDSNNQPVISLVEINNMGHGIAVNSTVKNGGIEGDYLLNAPISSMPEIIKTWGI